The following proteins are co-located in the Brachybacterium sacelli genome:
- a CDS encoding carbohydrate ABC transporter permease, which yields MITRLFGRQPFGLAIAAPYIVFLAVVMAYPLAYAVWISFYDYVFAAPGVSLDHEFVGLANYRAALTDPRVQQSFVNIVVFLAINVPLTVSLSMVLASALNAITRWTAAFRVAFYVPYVTASVSLIGVWMLLFSEDGIVNSILGPLAPSPSWLVNDALAMPSIALFVTWKQLGFYILLYLAALQAVPRELYESASTDGAGALQRFWHITVPGVRSTTLIVLILSIIVGANLFTEPYLLTNGGGPDGASSSPVLLIYQKGIQQGNPDVASAIGVLLVIGVGLLSLISTRLTKES from the coding sequence ATGATCACCCGACTGTTCGGCCGCCAGCCGTTCGGACTGGCCATCGCCGCGCCCTACATCGTGTTCCTGGCGGTGGTGATGGCCTATCCGCTGGCCTACGCCGTGTGGATCTCCTTCTACGACTACGTCTTCGCGGCCCCCGGAGTGAGTCTCGATCACGAGTTCGTGGGCCTGGCGAACTATCGCGCGGCGCTCACGGATCCGCGGGTCCAGCAATCGTTCGTGAACATCGTGGTGTTCCTCGCGATCAACGTGCCGCTCACCGTCTCGCTGTCGATGGTGCTCGCCTCCGCATTGAACGCCATCACCCGCTGGACCGCCGCCTTCCGGGTGGCGTTCTACGTCCCCTACGTCACGGCGAGCGTGTCCCTGATCGGGGTGTGGATGCTGCTGTTCTCCGAGGACGGGATCGTGAACTCGATCCTCGGACCGCTCGCCCCGTCACCCTCCTGGCTGGTCAATGACGCATTGGCCATGCCGTCGATAGCTCTGTTCGTAACCTGGAAGCAGCTCGGCTTCTACATCCTGCTGTACCTCGCAGCGCTCCAGGCCGTGCCGCGGGAGCTGTACGAGTCGGCCTCCACCGATGGCGCCGGGGCACTCCAGCGCTTCTGGCACATCACCGTCCCCGGCGTCCGATCGACCACCCTGATCGTGCTGATCCTGTCGATCATCGTCGGCGCGAACCTGTTCACCGAGCCGTACCTACTCACCAACGGCGGCGGGCCCGACGGTGCCTCGAGCTCCCCGGTGCTGCTGATCTACCAGAAGGGCATCCAGCAGGGGAATCCGGACGTCGCCTCGGCGATCGGGGTGCTCCTCGTGATCGGCGTCGGCCTGCTCTCGCTGATCTCGACTCGCCTCACGAAGGAGTCCTGA
- a CDS encoding carbohydrate ABC transporter permease, which produces MTRRTLTAAERGDRRFAVLAASPAVLTIGALFLYPLGYAVLLSLYRLNDKMPGATAFIGLENYVQLATDANFHQALGRTFVFCLVTVFGGVALAVGIAALLQNPFRGRNLARVLLLVPWAVPPVVNGIMWKLIFDGSYGAVNAVLEGLGLLDAPIQWLADPQLTMGVLMLSEVWKLTPFLALMTIASMQAIPSNIYRAASIDGAGGWDRFWKVTLPNLRGTLMFLLIVQSMWSIKVFDTIYVLTGGSGGPAEATTTINFLAYLTTFSYLDRGYGAALSITIMAIVIAVTGFWILVLGRRKEKAS; this is translated from the coding sequence ATGACACGTCGCACGCTCACCGCCGCCGAGCGCGGAGATCGCCGGTTCGCGGTCCTCGCCGCCTCCCCGGCCGTCCTCACGATCGGCGCACTGTTCCTCTATCCGCTGGGTTACGCGGTGCTGCTGTCGCTGTATCGGCTGAACGACAAGATGCCCGGTGCCACCGCGTTCATCGGCCTCGAGAACTACGTGCAGCTGGCCACCGACGCGAACTTCCATCAGGCGCTGGGCCGCACCTTCGTCTTCTGCCTGGTCACCGTCTTCGGCGGGGTCGCCCTCGCCGTCGGGATCGCCGCGCTGCTGCAGAACCCGTTCCGCGGCCGCAACCTGGCCCGGGTGCTGCTGCTGGTCCCCTGGGCCGTGCCCCCGGTCGTCAACGGCATCATGTGGAAGCTGATCTTCGATGGCTCCTACGGCGCCGTGAACGCCGTGCTCGAAGGCCTCGGCCTCCTCGACGCGCCGATCCAGTGGCTCGCCGACCCGCAGCTGACCATGGGCGTCCTCATGCTCTCCGAGGTCTGGAAGCTCACGCCGTTCCTGGCCCTGATGACCATCGCCTCGATGCAGGCGATCCCCTCGAACATCTACCGGGCGGCCTCGATCGACGGCGCCGGGGGCTGGGACCGCTTCTGGAAGGTCACTCTGCCGAACCTCCGCGGCACGCTGATGTTCCTGCTCATCGTGCAGTCGATGTGGTCGATCAAGGTGTTCGACACGATCTATGTGCTCACAGGCGGGTCCGGCGGCCCCGCCGAGGCCACGACCACGATCAACTTCCTCGCCTACCTCACGACCTTCAGCTACCTGGATCGCGGCTACGGCGCCGCCCTGTCGATCACGATCATGGCGATCGTGATCGCGGTGACCGGGTTCTGGATCCTGGTGCTGGGCCGACGGAAGGAGAAGGCCTCATGA
- a CDS encoding glycoside hydrolase family 130 protein, giving the protein MSTVSLFGGATFPLGPFVPYENNPILRPTGDSWESSNLYNPAALVVDDQVVLLYRAHADDIVSHIGIATSADGYTFEREDAPVLSPEHDYERFGCEDPRIAFIEGTYYLTYTGWDRQMAQLCLATSPDLRNWTKHGPLFEDFDTFKTIDPRGHNWSKAGVIVPQQIHGTWWMYFGEGGIYWATSDDLIHWTPGTRDDEPMYLPTPGTFDEALVEIGTSPVLTDNGLLMMLINGATRLVHEDGTVGVDYRCGQIAIDPAEPTTVLARLQEPWLRPQTYEDTHGLVSNVTFVEGLVKFRGKWFAYYGQSDTTLAVAVADPAESFGVGQRADG; this is encoded by the coding sequence ATGTCCACCGTGTCCCTGTTCGGCGGCGCCACGTTCCCGCTGGGCCCGTTCGTCCCGTACGAGAACAACCCGATCCTGCGTCCGACGGGCGACAGCTGGGAGTCCTCGAACCTCTACAACCCGGCAGCTCTGGTGGTCGACGACCAGGTGGTGCTGCTGTACCGGGCGCACGCGGACGACATCGTCTCCCACATCGGTATCGCCACCAGCGCGGATGGCTACACCTTCGAGCGCGAAGACGCCCCCGTCCTTTCCCCTGAGCACGACTACGAGCGGTTCGGCTGCGAAGACCCGCGCATCGCTTTCATCGAGGGCACCTACTACCTCACCTACACGGGCTGGGACCGACAGATGGCGCAGCTGTGCCTGGCGACCTCGCCCGACCTGCGGAATTGGACCAAGCACGGGCCGCTGTTCGAGGACTTCGACACCTTCAAGACCATCGATCCCCGTGGACACAACTGGTCCAAGGCCGGCGTCATCGTGCCCCAGCAGATCCACGGGACGTGGTGGATGTACTTCGGCGAAGGTGGTATCTACTGGGCCACCAGCGACGACCTGATCCACTGGACCCCGGGGACCCGCGACGACGAGCCCATGTATCTGCCCACGCCCGGCACCTTCGACGAGGCCCTCGTCGAGATCGGGACCTCTCCCGTGCTCACCGACAACGGTCTGCTGATGATGCTGATCAACGGAGCGACCCGATTGGTGCACGAGGACGGGACCGTGGGGGTCGACTATCGCTGCGGACAGATCGCGATCGACCCCGCCGAGCCGACCACCGTGCTGGCGCGCCTGCAGGAACCCTGGCTGCGGCCGCAGACCTACGAGGACACCCACGGGCTCGTCTCCAACGTCACCTTCGTGGAGGGACTGGTGAAGTTCCGCGGGAAGTGGTTCGCGTACTACGGACAGTCGGACACGACGCTTGCCGTGGCGGTGGCTGACCCTGCGGAGTCTTTCGGTGTGGGCCAGCGTGCGGACGGATGA
- a CDS encoding ABC transporter ATP-binding protein codes for MAQIELQGVSKKFSPKDDRYAVEHLTYTIPDGSFVSLLGPSGCGKSTTLNMIAGLESVTEGSIVVDGKAVEDLEPHKRDLAFVFQDYALYPHLSVADNIAFGLKMRKIPKAEIDRRVLESAEKLELENHLKRRPKALSGGQRQRVALARAIARRPGVLLFDEPLSNLDALLRDKTRAELKLLHADIGATSVYVTHDQEEAMSLSDVIAVMSAGRLEQYGTPAEIYRTPATEFVAGFVGKPRMNIFDATVVGPHRVRLDGTSLEVEVPEADLDGHTTVRLGLRPTECTLEPGSETEHDGTIMVVEPLGNATDIMLRLGEGVFIVREPGFSTLAPGDHVRLDAREAEPHVFDAETGNRLGSDRPDSR; via the coding sequence ATGGCTCAGATCGAACTGCAGGGAGTCAGCAAGAAGTTCTCCCCCAAGGATGACCGCTACGCCGTGGAGCATCTGACCTACACGATCCCCGACGGGAGCTTCGTCTCCCTGCTGGGCCCGTCGGGCTGTGGGAAGTCGACCACGCTGAACATGATCGCCGGCCTCGAGTCCGTCACCGAGGGCTCCATCGTCGTCGACGGGAAGGCCGTCGAGGATCTCGAGCCGCACAAGCGCGACCTCGCGTTCGTCTTCCAGGACTACGCGCTGTACCCGCATCTCTCGGTGGCGGACAACATCGCCTTCGGCCTGAAGATGCGCAAGATACCGAAGGCCGAGATCGACCGGAGGGTGCTGGAGTCCGCGGAGAAGCTCGAGCTCGAGAACCACCTGAAGCGCCGGCCCAAGGCGCTGTCGGGCGGTCAGCGCCAGCGGGTGGCCTTGGCCCGCGCCATCGCCCGCCGCCCCGGTGTGCTGCTCTTCGACGAGCCGTTGTCCAACCTCGACGCCCTGCTGCGGGACAAGACCCGCGCCGAGCTCAAGCTCCTGCACGCCGACATCGGCGCCACGAGCGTCTACGTGACGCACGATCAGGAAGAGGCGATGAGCCTCTCGGACGTCATCGCCGTGATGAGCGCGGGGCGCCTGGAGCAGTACGGGACCCCCGCCGAGATCTATCGGACCCCGGCCACGGAGTTCGTCGCCGGGTTCGTGGGCAAGCCGCGGATGAACATCTTCGATGCGACCGTGGTCGGCCCCCATCGGGTGCGCCTGGACGGCACCTCTCTCGAGGTGGAGGTCCCCGAGGCTGACCTCGACGGACACACCACGGTGCGGCTCGGACTGCGCCCCACGGAGTGCACCCTGGAGCCGGGTTCCGAGACCGAGCACGACGGGACGATCATGGTGGTCGAGCCGCTGGGCAATGCCACCGACATCATGCTGCGTCTCGGCGAGGGAGTCTTCATCGTGAGGGAGCCCGGATTCTCAACCCTCGCCCCGGGCGACCACGTGCGGCTGGACGCGAGGGAGGCCGAGCCGCACGTGTTCGATGCGGAGACGGGGAACCGGCTCGGCAGCGATCGTCCCGACAGCCGCTGA
- a CDS encoding ABC transporter substrate-binding protein, whose amino-acid sequence MALSPRSATRRGVATRRRVLGAGATAGALGLSACVMPGSERASGRGAGASAPLAPDGSDHAGTEISILDDNTNLVFKQGLIEQFEAETGIVVKNYEMANFNDLHDRFATAFAAQDASIDVVMTWAGWSAEFGQAGWLQELAPDAIPEDLIRPALDAVSWDDTVFGLPKFASVQTMFWNQEHFAEAGLDPETVPETWDEFVAAAKATTVDGRYGYCCDIGNPAGAYQNFLRSLLLAGGELYDADWIPQLDSEAGIEGLTKMVELLHVHKAMDPTSLQITNASDLIEIFAQGRTSTVFNWPFQWASAVAEDAATSAGTTGNGLIPGIAVRTSSIDGSEGYAISTFSQHKQAALKWLQFAASATAQKEIVEQEGWLPVSRTILEDPATLETLPVVETYQEATQHPVERYGTPWSNELDQLLSVQIFRAMNQEAEPAQALQAAQQELLPIVEKYMG is encoded by the coding sequence ATGGCCCTCTCTCCTCGTTCCGCCACCCGCCGCGGGGTCGCCACCCGCCGCCGGGTGCTCGGCGCCGGAGCGACCGCCGGTGCGCTCGGCCTGTCGGCCTGCGTCATGCCCGGATCCGAGCGTGCCTCCGGTCGGGGCGCCGGAGCGTCGGCTCCGCTGGCGCCGGACGGGTCCGACCACGCCGGCACCGAGATCTCGATCCTCGACGACAACACGAATCTCGTGTTCAAGCAGGGGTTGATCGAGCAGTTCGAAGCGGAGACCGGGATCGTCGTCAAGAACTACGAGATGGCGAACTTCAACGATCTCCACGACCGCTTCGCCACGGCGTTCGCCGCCCAGGACGCCTCCATCGATGTCGTCATGACGTGGGCCGGGTGGTCGGCCGAGTTCGGCCAGGCCGGGTGGCTCCAGGAGCTCGCCCCCGACGCCATTCCCGAGGATCTGATCCGTCCCGCGCTGGATGCGGTCAGTTGGGACGACACCGTCTTCGGGCTGCCGAAGTTCGCGAGCGTCCAGACCATGTTCTGGAACCAGGAGCACTTCGCCGAGGCCGGCCTCGATCCGGAGACGGTCCCGGAGACCTGGGACGAGTTCGTCGCGGCCGCCAAGGCGACCACCGTCGACGGGCGGTACGGCTACTGCTGCGATATCGGCAATCCGGCCGGCGCCTACCAGAATTTCCTGCGGTCGCTGCTGCTGGCCGGCGGGGAGCTGTACGACGCGGACTGGATCCCTCAGCTCGACAGCGAGGCCGGCATCGAGGGACTGACCAAGATGGTCGAGCTCCTGCATGTCCACAAGGCCATGGATCCCACGTCGCTGCAGATCACCAATGCCTCGGACCTCATCGAGATCTTCGCCCAGGGCCGCACCTCGACGGTGTTCAACTGGCCGTTCCAATGGGCGTCCGCCGTGGCGGAGGATGCCGCCACATCGGCCGGGACCACAGGGAACGGGCTCATTCCCGGTATCGCCGTGCGCACCTCGTCCATCGACGGCTCGGAGGGCTACGCGATCAGCACCTTCTCCCAGCACAAGCAGGCAGCGCTGAAATGGCTGCAGTTCGCCGCGAGCGCCACCGCGCAGAAGGAGATCGTCGAGCAGGAAGGGTGGCTGCCGGTCTCCCGGACCATCCTCGAGGATCCCGCGACCCTCGAGACGCTGCCCGTCGTCGAGACGTACCAGGAGGCGACGCAGCACCCGGTCGAGCGCTACGGGACCCCGTGGTCCAACGAGCTCGACCAGCTGCTGTCCGTGCAGATCTTCCGCGCCATGAACCAGGAGGCCGAACCTGCGCAAGCGCTGCAGGCGGCGCAGCAAGAGCTCCTGCCGATCGTCGAGAAGTACATGGGATGA
- a CDS encoding ROK family transcriptional regulator, with amino-acid sequence MSDAVLTAADLGPANRARLIRLLHREGPQSRSDLAGALGVSRATVSTIVQPVLDAGLLVELAPVQQGARPGASRAGKPARPLWFSDAALLGCAYISGDGLHQAILRMDGEIVQEQRVPLDEDDPIGGIVAASEEFFAGSTVLGLGIAAAGMVDTDQGAILEIYRAPALTGMPVAALLGERLGVPVVLDHHPRVQAIGDLWFGHGRELTTFASLHTGEVLGVGMVHHGRVLRGDQGAGGEVGHIVVDRDGERCVCGRIGCWETVATLPWLRREAERAGLDGAEEMTCSALVALAAESSPAADLLQRYLENIALGIADLEQMLGLQRYLIHGDVGHGGRPVEEALAEELGRMLPRRRSLPQVIAVPDDDRATLLGAAGLLLSSQFSLDVDR; translated from the coding sequence ATGAGCGATGCGGTGCTGACCGCGGCGGATCTCGGGCCCGCGAACAGGGCCCGGCTGATCCGGCTCCTGCATCGCGAGGGGCCCCAGAGCAGATCCGATCTCGCCGGTGCCCTCGGCGTCAGCCGAGCCACGGTCTCCACGATCGTGCAACCGGTCCTCGATGCCGGGCTGCTCGTGGAGCTCGCCCCGGTGCAGCAGGGAGCCAGGCCGGGGGCGAGCCGCGCCGGGAAGCCGGCCCGGCCGCTCTGGTTCAGCGATGCCGCGCTGCTGGGATGCGCGTACATCTCCGGCGACGGCCTGCACCAGGCGATCCTCCGGATGGACGGGGAGATCGTGCAGGAACAGCGGGTCCCGCTCGATGAGGACGACCCCATCGGCGGCATCGTCGCCGCTAGCGAGGAGTTCTTCGCGGGGTCCACGGTGCTGGGGCTCGGGATCGCCGCGGCCGGCATGGTCGACACGGACCAGGGCGCGATCCTCGAGATCTACCGGGCCCCCGCCCTCACCGGGATGCCCGTGGCCGCGCTGCTGGGCGAGCGCCTCGGAGTCCCGGTCGTTCTCGACCACCACCCTCGCGTGCAGGCGATCGGCGATCTCTGGTTCGGTCACGGGCGGGAGCTGACCACCTTCGCCTCGCTCCACACGGGCGAGGTGCTCGGCGTGGGCATGGTCCACCACGGCCGGGTCCTCCGGGGCGACCAGGGAGCCGGCGGCGAGGTCGGGCACATCGTCGTGGACCGCGACGGGGAGCGATGCGTGTGCGGCAGGATCGGCTGCTGGGAAACCGTCGCTACCCTGCCGTGGCTGCGCCGCGAAGCCGAGCGGGCGGGCCTCGACGGAGCTGAGGAGATGACCTGCTCCGCGCTCGTCGCGCTGGCCGCGGAGAGTTCACCGGCAGCGGACCTGCTGCAGCGGTACCTCGAGAACATCGCCCTGGGGATCGCCGATCTGGAGCAGATGCTCGGCTTGCAGCGCTACCTGATCCACGGCGACGTCGGGCACGGTGGGCGCCCGGTCGAGGAGGCGCTCGCCGAGGAGCTCGGCCGGATGCTTCCCCGCCGCCGGTCCCTGCCGCAGGTCATCGCCGTGCCCGACGACGACCGGGCGACGCTGTTGGGCGCCGCCGGGCTGCTGCTGTCCTCGCAGTTCTCCTTGGACGTGGATCGGTAG
- a CDS encoding carbohydrate ABC transporter permease, with the protein MTALASPGPETPRPETTAPRDAGTVPRGRRGRRGRPRLASTIVHRAIVALLILYLTVPFGWLVVYSIYPSSNLRSTRMDFSLGDITLGEYASLLSDSSFVVPIRNSLFVATATTIICMILGSLCAYVFARFRFRGQQTLLLSMMAVQAIPAVVLAVPLFVLLRAFGLYDSLLGMILTYTAFILPLVIWMMVSFFESIPVNLEKAARVDGCTRLGIVRRVVLPLSGPGFAATSIFAFITAWSDFFLAKVLTSNTTPLLSVRTASFQGLFAMDYTAAATAGVITALPVLVLALLAQKWIVQGITEGAVKG; encoded by the coding sequence ATGACAGCCCTTGCCTCCCCCGGGCCGGAGACTCCGCGCCCGGAGACCACCGCTCCCCGGGACGCGGGTACCGTCCCCCGGGGCCGCCGGGGCCGCCGGGGCCGCCCGAGGCTCGCCAGCACGATCGTGCACCGGGCGATCGTGGCGCTGCTGATCCTCTACCTCACCGTGCCGTTCGGGTGGTTGGTCGTCTACAGCATCTATCCCTCGAGCAACCTGCGCTCCACCCGCATGGACTTCTCCCTCGGGGACATCACGCTCGGGGAGTACGCGAGCCTGCTGTCCGACAGCTCCTTCGTGGTGCCGATCCGCAACTCCCTGTTCGTGGCCACGGCCACCACGATCATCTGCATGATCCTGGGCTCGCTGTGCGCGTACGTCTTCGCCCGCTTCCGGTTCCGCGGCCAGCAGACCCTGCTGCTGTCGATGATGGCCGTCCAGGCCATCCCTGCCGTCGTCCTGGCTGTGCCCTTGTTCGTGCTGCTGCGGGCGTTCGGGCTCTACGACTCGCTGCTGGGGATGATCCTCACCTACACGGCCTTCATCCTGCCGCTGGTGATCTGGATGATGGTCAGCTTCTTCGAGTCGATCCCCGTGAATCTCGAGAAGGCCGCCCGGGTCGACGGCTGCACGCGACTGGGGATCGTGCGCCGCGTCGTGCTGCCCCTGTCCGGGCCGGGCTTCGCCGCCACCTCGATCTTCGCGTTCATCACGGCCTGGAGCGACTTCTTCCTCGCCAAGGTCCTCACCTCGAACACCACCCCGCTTCTGTCCGTCCGGACCGCATCGTTCCAGGGCCTGTTCGCCATGGACTACACCGCGGCCGCGACCGCCGGCGTGATCACCGCCCTGCCGGTGCTGGTGCTCGCCCTCCTCGCCCAGAAGTGGATCGTCCAAGGCATCACAGAAGGAGCAGTGAAGGGCTGA
- a CDS encoding carbohydrate ABC transporter permease, producing the protein MPRTLKNVVFYLVLALMALAFFAPFYFMVVGAFQENPTNTPGDLFPTDGWTLQNVASINERISLVRSLANSLVFALGVLAGTLTFGLLAGYALARLQWRGRTSLFVVMLGVQMVPFQLLMIPLYVQVASYYQLGDTYAGMILPFLINTAAVFIFRQFFRALPESIFEAARIDGAGELRVLWSVAIPMVKPAIATVVLITFIGPWNEFLWPFLITKDASIQPLAVALANFISNAARAEANPNGVILAGACALALPVVILFCLFQKHFRPSDIGAGVKG; encoded by the coding sequence ATGCCTCGTACGCTCAAGAACGTCGTGTTCTACCTCGTGCTGGCCCTCATGGCGCTCGCCTTCTTCGCCCCGTTCTACTTCATGGTGGTGGGAGCCTTCCAGGAGAACCCCACCAACACCCCGGGCGACCTGTTCCCCACCGATGGGTGGACCCTGCAGAACGTCGCGAGCATCAACGAGCGCATCTCGCTGGTGCGCTCGCTCGCCAACTCCCTCGTGTTCGCCCTCGGGGTGCTCGCGGGCACCCTGACCTTCGGGCTGCTCGCCGGGTATGCCCTGGCCCGACTGCAGTGGCGCGGTCGCACCAGCTTGTTCGTGGTGATGCTGGGCGTGCAGATGGTTCCCTTCCAGCTCCTGATGATTCCCCTGTACGTGCAGGTCGCCTCGTACTACCAGCTCGGCGACACCTACGCGGGCATGATCCTGCCCTTCCTCATCAACACCGCAGCGGTGTTCATCTTCCGACAGTTCTTCCGGGCCCTTCCCGAGTCGATCTTCGAGGCGGCCCGCATCGACGGTGCGGGCGAACTGCGCGTGCTGTGGTCGGTGGCGATCCCGATGGTGAAGCCGGCGATCGCCACGGTCGTACTCATCACCTTCATCGGCCCGTGGAACGAGTTCCTCTGGCCCTTCCTCATCACGAAGGACGCGTCGATCCAGCCGTTGGCCGTGGCGCTCGCGAACTTCATCTCGAACGCGGCACGGGCGGAAGCCAATCCCAACGGAGTCATCCTCGCCGGTGCCTGCGCTCTCGCCCTGCCCGTGGTGATCCTGTTCTGCCTGTTCCAGAAGCACTTCCGCCCGTCCGACATCGGTGCCGGGGTCAAGGGCTGA
- a CDS encoding extracellular solute-binding protein — protein sequence MTSLHAPPEAPPAGPTRRAVARGALAAAGLAAASLTSACSRPVVADQAAARQSRGPITVWTSNNEQELAWGKTVTDAWNVDHPDEKVTLQEVPAGASTEEAITAAIVAGTTPDLLFAVSPAATSDWVRQGGLVDLSSFDGGSEYIEDRVGEVARGYVHEDGRYYQMPWKSNPVMIMYNRKLFKAAGLDPDDPGMTSYETFLDGAQRIVDAGASRSAIWPAPTAEYFQSWFDYYPLLLAQTHGTRLIEDGSATFAGPEGMAVGEFWAQIYERGLAPQETSTDNAMAVGTTAMQIAGPWAIASYDGTIDYGIMPVPTQEGVPPEQITTFADAKNASIFTSSRNQRTAWDVLRFATDVDQDRTLLDLTGQLPMRTHLLEVHPQFFEENPVYRAFAEQSDRVADVPNISGAIEIWQRFRDAYVASVILGKRGVSEEFPSVARDIDTLLGARS from the coding sequence ATGACGTCCCTCCATGCACCACCCGAAGCACCACCCGCCGGGCCGACTCGGCGGGCCGTCGCCCGCGGGGCGTTGGCCGCCGCAGGACTGGCAGCGGCGAGCCTCACCTCCGCCTGCTCCCGCCCGGTCGTCGCGGATCAGGCGGCTGCACGCCAGTCGCGCGGCCCCATCACCGTATGGACCTCCAACAACGAGCAGGAGCTCGCCTGGGGGAAGACCGTCACCGATGCCTGGAACGTGGATCACCCCGACGAGAAGGTCACGCTCCAGGAAGTGCCTGCCGGAGCCAGCACCGAGGAGGCGATCACCGCCGCCATCGTCGCCGGCACGACGCCCGATCTGCTGTTCGCCGTCTCCCCTGCCGCGACCTCCGACTGGGTCCGCCAGGGTGGCCTCGTAGACCTCTCCTCGTTCGACGGCGGGAGCGAGTACATCGAGGACCGCGTGGGCGAGGTGGCCCGTGGGTACGTCCATGAGGACGGCCGCTACTACCAGATGCCGTGGAAATCCAACCCCGTGATGATCATGTACAACCGCAAGCTCTTCAAGGCTGCCGGTCTCGATCCCGATGACCCTGGAATGACCTCCTACGAGACGTTCCTCGACGGAGCACAGAGGATCGTCGATGCGGGTGCCTCCCGCTCCGCGATCTGGCCCGCCCCGACGGCCGAGTACTTCCAGTCCTGGTTCGACTACTACCCACTGCTGCTCGCCCAGACCCACGGGACTCGTCTCATCGAGGACGGCTCGGCGACCTTCGCCGGTCCCGAGGGCATGGCCGTCGGGGAGTTCTGGGCCCAGATCTACGAGCGCGGGCTCGCCCCGCAGGAGACCTCCACGGACAATGCCATGGCCGTGGGCACCACCGCGATGCAGATCGCCGGGCCCTGGGCGATCGCCTCCTACGACGGCACCATCGACTACGGGATCATGCCCGTCCCCACCCAGGAGGGGGTCCCGCCGGAGCAGATCACCACCTTCGCCGACGCCAAGAACGCCTCGATCTTCACCTCCAGCCGGAATCAGCGCACCGCCTGGGACGTGCTCCGCTTCGCGACCGACGTCGACCAGGACCGCACGCTGCTCGACCTCACCGGGCAGTTGCCGATGCGCACCCACCTGCTCGAGGTGCACCCGCAGTTCTTCGAGGAGAACCCCGTCTACCGCGCCTTTGCCGAGCAGTCGGACCGCGTGGCGGACGTCCCCAACATCTCCGGAGCGATCGAGATCTGGCAACGGTTCCGCGACGCGTACGTGGCGTCAGTGATCCTCGGCAAACGCGGAGTCTCCGAAGAGTTCCCCTCCGTCGCCCGCGACATCGACACCCTGCTGGGAGCTCGATCATGA
- a CDS encoding Gfo/Idh/MocA family protein — MGTPRIAIIGGGLRGRIFAETTRDHPGAELVAICEPNPTRAAQLATDPDVATAASIDELLERGSELDAVVVATPDFAHEQPAVAALEAGLDLLVEKPLATTSEEAQRIIAAAERGGGRIVVGFENRWNPLFQAARHQIQESGHALLSQRALLQDTLFVPTQMLSWAALSSPAWFLMPHSLDMATWLSGAEPVEVFARGVKRLLPSLGVDTYDRISASFAMSDGSLLDLDSGWVQPLGKSSVFEFRFEVETEGDSFTLDIDDTGGRHATAERTSTLGALPHDHRGRPQGAPPAMMRDFLDLVAGADLDLPGADQGLLITRAIEAIHRSLETGSPEQITP; from the coding sequence ATGGGGACTCCCCGCATCGCAATCATCGGCGGCGGCCTGCGCGGACGGATTTTCGCCGAGACCACGCGAGACCATCCCGGCGCCGAGCTGGTCGCGATCTGCGAACCGAATCCCACCCGCGCCGCGCAGCTCGCGACCGACCCGGACGTCGCCACCGCGGCATCCATCGACGAGCTGCTGGAGCGAGGCTCCGAGCTCGACGCCGTGGTCGTCGCCACCCCCGACTTCGCGCACGAGCAGCCCGCGGTGGCCGCCCTCGAGGCGGGCCTCGACCTGCTGGTGGAGAAGCCCCTGGCCACCACCTCCGAGGAGGCGCAGCGGATCATCGCGGCCGCGGAACGGGGCGGCGGCCGCATCGTCGTCGGCTTCGAGAACCGCTGGAACCCGCTGTTCCAGGCCGCGCGACACCAGATCCAGGAGAGCGGCCACGCCCTCCTCTCCCAGCGGGCGCTGCTCCAGGACACCCTGTTCGTCCCCACGCAGATGCTCAGCTGGGCCGCGCTCTCCAGCCCCGCCTGGTTCCTCATGCCGCATTCGCTGGACATGGCCACCTGGCTCTCCGGCGCCGAGCCCGTCGAGGTGTTCGCCCGGGGGGTCAAACGGCTCCTCCCCTCTCTCGGCGTCGACACCTACGACCGGATCTCGGCGAGCTTCGCGATGTCCGACGGATCGCTCCTTGACCTCGACAGCGGCTGGGTGCAGCCGCTGGGGAAGTCGTCGGTCTTCGAGTTCCGCTTCGAGGTCGAGACCGAGGGCGACTCCTTCACCCTCGATATCGACGACACCGGCGGGCGGCACGCGACCGCCGAGCGGACGTCCACCCTGGGCGCACTCCCCCATGACCATCGCGGGCGCCCGCAGGGTGCGCCGCCCGCCATGATGCGCGACTTCCTCGACCTCGTCGCCGGCGCGGACCTCGACCTTCCCGGCGCGGACCAGGGGCTGCTCATCACGCGAGCGATCGAAGCGATCCATCGCTCGCTCGAGACCGGTTCTCCCGAGCAGATCACCCCCTGA